In Phycisphaeraceae bacterium, a single genomic region encodes these proteins:
- a CDS encoding RusA family crossover junction endodeoxyribonuclease has protein sequence MTDATPLTLELPYPPSVNHYWRRVGTRTLISREGRRFRARVAAQLSLRRIARMDGPLAVHVTAHPPDRRRRDLDNAMKALLDALAHGGVYEDDGQIDRLEIVRAEVVPDGKVVVRIAPLGGEGSA, from the coding sequence GTGACCGACGCGACTCCGCTGACGCTCGAGCTGCCCTACCCGCCGTCAGTGAACCACTACTGGCGACGGGTGGGGACTCGAACGCTCATCAGCCGCGAGGGGCGACGCTTCCGGGCCAGAGTCGCGGCACAGCTGTCGCTCCGCCGCATTGCCCGGATGGATGGGCCGCTCGCGGTGCATGTCACGGCGCATCCTCCCGACCGTCGTCGCCGCGATCTCGACAACGCGATGAAGGCGCTGCTCGATGCGCTGGCGCATGGAGGCGTCTACGAGGACGACGGGCAGATCGATCGGCTTGAGATCGTCCGGGCCGAGGTCGTGCCCGACGGCAAGGTCGTCGTGCGCATCGCGCCCCTCGGCGGGGAGGGCAGCGCGTAA
- a CDS encoding ParB N-terminal domain-containing protein, with the protein MKIEIRPLADITPYEKNPRINDGAVDAVAASLREFGFRQPIVVDESGVIVCGHTRWKAAQKLGLAKVPVHVAKDLSPAQIKAYRIADNKSAELAEWDFDLLPIELGELKGMDYDLSLLGFDEGELAKLLNAGGNPGLADPDEVPAPPDEATTKPGDLWVLGRHRLLCGDSGSVADLDRLLDGEAIHLANTDPPYNVKVEPRSNNAIAAGITSFSRREDLQCERSTSERGKQDRARKQTHHQKMDLARHPEKAQPTTKKMRAKDRPLANDFVSDDEFDRLLAAWFGNIARVLVPGGGFYIWGGYANCANYPPVLKACELYFSQAIIWIKEHPVLTRKDFMGNHEWCFYGWREGAAHRFFGPANVPDTWSIKKVNPQSMVHLTEKPVELAARAIQFSSEPGENVLDLFGGSGSTLIACEQQGRRAFLMELDPLYCDVIVQRWEQFTGQKAQRIPAANAQAEEKAPAGAEA; encoded by the coding sequence ATGAAGATCGAGATTCGTCCGCTCGCGGACATCACCCCCTACGAGAAGAACCCCCGGATCAACGACGGCGCGGTCGATGCGGTCGCCGCGTCGCTGCGCGAGTTCGGCTTCCGCCAACCGATCGTTGTCGATGAGTCGGGGGTGATCGTCTGCGGGCACACCCGATGGAAGGCCGCGCAGAAGCTGGGGCTCGCGAAGGTCCCGGTCCACGTCGCCAAGGACCTGTCGCCCGCGCAGATCAAGGCGTACCGCATCGCCGACAACAAGAGCGCCGAGCTCGCGGAGTGGGACTTCGACCTGCTGCCCATCGAGCTCGGGGAGCTCAAGGGGATGGACTACGACCTGTCGCTTCTTGGCTTCGACGAGGGCGAGCTCGCCAAGCTGCTCAACGCTGGCGGCAACCCCGGCCTCGCCGATCCCGACGAGGTTCCCGCACCGCCCGACGAAGCGACCACGAAGCCCGGCGACCTCTGGGTGCTCGGCAGGCACCGGCTGCTCTGCGGCGACAGCGGCAGCGTCGCCGATCTCGACCGACTGCTCGATGGCGAGGCGATCCATCTGGCGAACACCGATCCTCCGTACAACGTCAAGGTCGAGCCGCGCAGCAACAACGCCATCGCCGCGGGCATCACGTCGTTCTCGCGGCGAGAGGACCTCCAGTGCGAACGCTCCACCAGCGAGCGCGGCAAGCAGGACCGTGCGCGGAAGCAGACGCATCACCAGAAGATGGACCTCGCGCGCCATCCGGAGAAGGCGCAGCCGACGACGAAGAAGATGCGGGCCAAGGACCGACCGCTCGCCAACGACTTCGTGAGCGACGACGAGTTCGACCGGCTGCTTGCGGCGTGGTTCGGGAACATCGCTCGCGTGCTCGTCCCCGGCGGCGGCTTCTACATCTGGGGCGGCTACGCCAACTGCGCGAACTACCCGCCGGTGCTGAAGGCGTGCGAGCTCTACTTCAGCCAGGCGATCATCTGGATCAAGGAGCACCCGGTCCTCACGCGCAAGGACTTCATGGGCAACCACGAGTGGTGCTTCTACGGCTGGCGCGAGGGCGCTGCGCACCGCTTCTTCGGGCCCGCCAACGTGCCCGACACCTGGTCGATCAAGAAGGTCAACCCGCAGTCGATGGTCCACCTCACCGAGAAGCCCGTTGAGCTCGCAGCGCGGGCGATCCAGTTCTCGTCGGAACCCGGCGAGAACGTGCTTGATCTCTTCGGCGGTTCGGGCTCGACGCTCATCGCGTGCGAGCAGCAGGGACGCCGAGCGTTCCTGATGGAGCTCGACCCGCTCTACTGCGATGTGATCGTTCAGCGCTGGGAGCAGTTCACCGGGCAGAAGGCGCAGCGGATTCCAGCGGCGAACGCTCAGGCCGAAGAGAAAGCCCCGGCAGGAGCCGAGGCGTGA
- a CDS encoding DEAD/DEAH box helicase family protein, producing the protein MELRPYQREAVDAVWQHIAACDTNPAVVLPTGSGKTHVIAELCRDAVQKWNGRVVVLAHVRELLEQAADKLRAVAPDLPIGVFSAGLGRRDLGYAVTIAGIQSVYQRAHDLGPLDLVIVDEAHLVPPEGEGMYRRFLTDARDLCDHQRVVGLTATPYRMKTGLICGPAPDHVLNETCFEAGVRELIVAGYLCPLKSRAGKAVADTSELHIRGGEFVAGEVETLMNKDDLVGAACAEIVAATAERRAVLIFCSGVAHGEHVARVLQDRHGVECGFVEGGTPTKERDALIARFKSGELKYLANVNVLTTGFDAPNVDCVAMLRPTLSPGLYYQMVGRGFRPHPGKADCLVLDFGGNVLRHGPVDAIRLADRSGAPGEAPAKQCPQCDALIHAAYATCPECGHKFPPRQVKHAAIASEADIVSGADGASRSEERVVEVGYHVHFKRDNPGAIPTMRVEYRGGFNRWLREWICLEHPPGSFAQRKAAEWWRKRSSEAVPTTVEEAVDLARAGALAQPLRITVERKPGDQWERVVGHELGPKPPRLEDPDNLPDPSEPVGAGCGFDDDSIPF; encoded by the coding sequence ATGGAGTTGCGTCCCTACCAGCGCGAGGCGGTCGATGCCGTCTGGCAGCACATCGCCGCGTGCGACACCAACCCCGCGGTCGTGCTTCCCACCGGATCGGGCAAGACGCACGTGATCGCCGAGCTCTGCCGCGATGCGGTGCAGAAGTGGAACGGCCGCGTCGTCGTCCTGGCCCATGTGCGGGAACTGCTCGAGCAGGCTGCGGACAAGCTTCGCGCCGTCGCGCCCGACCTGCCGATCGGCGTCTTCTCTGCCGGGCTCGGTCGCCGCGATCTCGGCTACGCGGTGACGATCGCTGGCATCCAGTCGGTCTACCAGCGCGCCCACGACCTCGGGCCGCTCGATCTCGTCATCGTCGACGAGGCGCACCTCGTGCCGCCCGAGGGCGAGGGCATGTACCGCCGCTTCCTGACCGATGCGCGCGACCTCTGCGACCACCAGCGCGTCGTCGGCCTGACCGCGACGCCGTACCGGATGAAGACAGGCCTGATCTGCGGCCCCGCACCGGACCACGTGCTCAACGAGACCTGCTTCGAGGCGGGCGTGCGCGAGCTGATCGTGGCGGGCTACCTCTGTCCGCTCAAGAGCCGCGCCGGCAAGGCAGTCGCCGACACCAGCGAGCTGCACATCCGCGGCGGCGAGTTCGTCGCCGGCGAGGTCGAGACGCTGATGAACAAGGACGACCTCGTCGGCGCTGCGTGCGCCGAGATCGTCGCGGCGACGGCCGAGCGTCGGGCAGTCCTGATCTTCTGCTCCGGCGTTGCGCACGGCGAGCATGTCGCACGCGTGTTGCAGGATCGCCACGGCGTCGAATGCGGGTTCGTCGAAGGCGGCACCCCGACCAAGGAGCGAGATGCACTCATCGCTCGCTTCAAGTCGGGTGAGCTCAAGTACCTCGCCAACGTCAACGTGCTGACGACGGGCTTCGACGCTCCCAACGTCGACTGCGTGGCGATGCTGCGGCCGACGCTGTCGCCGGGGCTCTACTACCAGATGGTGGGCCGCGGCTTCCGCCCGCACCCCGGCAAGGCCGACTGCCTCGTCCTCGACTTCGGCGGCAACGTCCTTCGGCACGGACCGGTGGATGCTATCCGCCTGGCCGACCGCTCAGGCGCGCCGGGCGAGGCGCCTGCCAAGCAGTGCCCGCAGTGTGACGCCTTGATTCACGCGGCTTACGCGACCTGCCCCGAGTGCGGGCACAAGTTCCCGCCGCGGCAGGTCAAGCACGCCGCGATTGCTTCAGAGGCGGACATCGTCTCCGGGGCCGATGGCGCATCGCGATCCGAGGAGCGTGTCGTCGAGGTCGGCTACCACGTCCACTTCAAGCGAGACAACCCCGGCGCGATCCCGACGATGCGCGTCGAGTACCGCGGTGGCTTCAACCGCTGGCTCCGCGAGTGGATCTGCCTCGAGCATCCACCCGGCAGCTTTGCGCAGCGCAAGGCCGCCGAGTGGTGGCGCAAGCGGTCCAGCGAGGCGGTGCCGACGACGGTCGAAGAGGCCGTCGACCTGGCCCGTGCCGGTGCGCTGGCGCAGCCGCTTCGGATCACGGTCGAGCGCAAGCCCGGCGACCAGTGGGAGCGCGTCGTCGGTCACGAGCTCGGCCCGAAGCCGCCGCGGCTCGAGGACCCGGACAACCTGCCAGATCCCAGTGAGCCCGTCGGGGCTGGCTGTGGCTTCGACGACGACTCGATCCCGTTCTGA
- a CDS encoding AAA family ATPase has product MSDAPCPNPNGSLRSHATACVAAGLCALPAIRRGDEKRVALTSWKPFQSRLPSGDELGSWFGDATGGAASMCLVCGAVSGNLEMIDFDLGGEAFAAWRSAVEDNAPGLVERLVIESTPSSGMHVVYRCAGPVSGNTKLAQRRIVVDGPEPVIVGTKSHVPRRDAGGAWSVTVTMIETRGEGGLFLCAPSDGYALVQGDLCDPPVITAEERDILLGCAWALDELPGTVVGQTTPVGHARTSLRPGDDFNERGDPRDVLTEHGWTLAKPGAPGCNEYWRRPGKSSGSSATLKDRVFYVFSSNASPFDPHTGYSPFAVYALLEHHGDFTAAASALATQGYGQPLRDRTLGVDLSAFIVGAPSAPTNPVEPSPLPVGELVAAYPQLRAPVIHGLLREGETMNVIASPKTGKSWLTLDLAIAVAAGNAWLGRYQTVPGEVLIIDNELHRETSAHRIPQVVRARGVAMREIAQRIHVDNLRGRLQDIFTLAPYFEALEPGRFKVIVLDAFYRFMPSGGDENDNGTMANIYNRIDAFADRLGCCFVLIHHSTKGSQSGKSVTDVGAGAGAQSRATDTHLVLRPHEVAGVVVLDAAVRSWAPVDPTCLRWSFPVWTVDDGLDPAALKSERPTKRKEPRADDPPKEPEWTAERFVEAFIPEPRTREEVVTVARACGLSDRAARRLISLAVSEGLVGQEAFNGRSAPRIVPATGPDDAGGDL; this is encoded by the coding sequence GTGAGCGATGCGCCGTGCCCCAACCCGAACGGCTCGCTCCGATCGCACGCGACCGCGTGCGTCGCGGCGGGCCTGTGCGCCCTGCCCGCGATCCGGCGCGGAGACGAGAAGCGCGTGGCGCTCACCTCGTGGAAGCCGTTCCAGTCGCGTCTGCCGTCGGGAGACGAACTCGGATCGTGGTTCGGGGATGCCACCGGCGGCGCGGCGTCGATGTGCCTCGTCTGCGGTGCGGTCTCGGGCAACCTCGAGATGATCGACTTCGACCTCGGCGGCGAGGCCTTCGCTGCATGGCGCAGCGCCGTCGAGGACAACGCGCCCGGGCTGGTCGAACGGCTGGTCATCGAGTCGACGCCCTCGAGCGGCATGCACGTCGTCTATCGCTGCGCGGGTCCGGTGAGCGGCAACACCAAGCTCGCACAGCGCCGGATCGTGGTCGATGGACCCGAGCCGGTCATCGTCGGCACGAAGTCGCATGTGCCCCGACGCGACGCGGGCGGTGCGTGGTCCGTCACTGTCACCATGATCGAGACGCGCGGCGAGGGCGGCCTCTTCCTCTGCGCGCCCAGCGACGGCTACGCCCTCGTGCAGGGCGACCTGTGCGATCCGCCGGTCATCACGGCGGAGGAGCGCGACATCCTGCTCGGCTGCGCCTGGGCGCTCGACGAGCTGCCGGGAACAGTGGTCGGTCAGACGACACCCGTCGGCCATGCGCGGACATCGCTCCGGCCGGGTGACGACTTCAACGAACGCGGCGACCCTCGGGACGTGCTCACCGAGCATGGCTGGACGCTGGCCAAGCCGGGCGCCCCCGGATGCAACGAGTACTGGCGCAGGCCGGGCAAGTCGAGCGGATCGAGCGCGACGCTCAAGGACCGGGTCTTCTACGTCTTCTCGTCGAACGCCTCGCCCTTCGATCCGCACACCGGCTACTCGCCCTTCGCGGTCTACGCGCTGCTCGAGCACCACGGCGATTTCACCGCCGCGGCGTCGGCGCTGGCGACTCAGGGATACGGCCAGCCGCTGAGGGACCGCACGCTCGGCGTCGATCTCTCGGCGTTCATCGTCGGAGCACCGTCGGCACCGACGAACCCCGTCGAGCCGTCGCCATTGCCGGTGGGCGAGCTCGTCGCGGCCTACCCGCAGCTCCGCGCGCCGGTCATCCACGGGCTCCTGCGCGAGGGCGAGACGATGAACGTGATCGCCAGCCCGAAGACAGGCAAGAGCTGGCTCACGCTCGACCTCGCCATCGCGGTCGCCGCTGGCAACGCCTGGCTCGGCCGCTACCAGACGGTGCCGGGCGAAGTGCTCATCATCGACAACGAGCTGCACCGCGAGACGAGCGCCCACCGCATCCCACAAGTCGTGCGGGCGCGGGGCGTCGCCATGCGCGAGATCGCCCAGCGCATCCACGTCGACAACCTGCGTGGTCGCCTGCAGGACATCTTCACGCTCGCGCCCTACTTCGAAGCGCTCGAACCCGGCCGCTTCAAGGTCATCGTCCTCGACGCCTTCTACCGCTTCATGCCCAGCGGCGGCGACGAGAACGACAACGGGACGATGGCCAACATCTACAACCGGATCGATGCCTTCGCCGACCGGCTCGGTTGCTGCTTCGTCCTGATCCACCACTCGACCAAGGGCAGCCAGTCGGGGAAGTCGGTGACCGATGTGGGCGCGGGGGCCGGCGCGCAGAGCCGGGCCACCGACACGCACCTCGTCCTTCGGCCGCACGAGGTAGCTGGCGTGGTCGTGCTCGACGCCGCCGTCCGTTCATGGGCGCCGGTCGACCCGACCTGCCTGCGCTGGTCGTTCCCGGTGTGGACGGTGGACGACGGTCTCGATCCCGCCGCGCTCAAGAGCGAGCGTCCGACCAAGCGCAAGGAGCCGAGAGCCGACGACCCGCCCAAAGAGCCCGAGTGGACCGCGGAGCGGTTCGTCGAGGCGTTCATTCCCGAACCCCGCACACGCGAGGAGGTCGTCACGGTCGCCCGGGCGTGCGGTCTCTCCGACCGCGCAGCCAGGCGGCTCATCTCGCTTGCGGTGAGCGAGGGCTTGGTCGGACAGGAGGCGTTCAACGGGCGCTCTGCCCCGAGAATCGTCCCTGCGACCGGACCCGACGACGCCGGAGGAGACCTGTGA